A genomic segment from Marinitoga sp. 1197 encodes:
- a CDS encoding ABC transporter permease subunit: MNSKQSYKKILSTTIFYIIIAGIIMIIITPIYFLFTISLMSDQEAYDWPTRLVPSFFNHFRLELSKPKLSENDKYIISIYSPVKKKYITLLETNDFAKLQTFIRRKTNSLIKKENFDKQLKKLKDLSEKNPEKIEKVLSERINLNKKLNILNVEIGRLMEKIDMAEKIGGMDELIKQLKNEIEIKNNEINKIEKLLEENEKNFDKLGTVHFTISKKLLDNYITFFRVTSDAIPALIRSIEVAFLTVLISLTIGGMAGYAFARYYFKGKNLLKLSVLFVRMFPGISIAMPMVIILINMGFYDKPIGLSLVYSVGQIGMTIWITASIFMGISVELEEAAMVFGTSRFGAFMKITLPLALPGLAASAMYAFIGSWAETAQAIVLTQFNPTFPVVVYQTLVGAKGLINLSAAGGVSLALPAIIFTLIIRKYILQMWGGVRV; encoded by the coding sequence ATGAATTCAAAACAATCATATAAAAAGATCCTTTCAACTACTATATTTTATATAATTATTGCAGGAATTATTATGATTATAATAACCCCAATATATTTTTTATTTACAATCTCACTTATGTCAGATCAGGAAGCGTATGATTGGCCTACAAGACTGGTTCCTTCTTTTTTTAATCATTTTCGACTTGAATTATCAAAACCTAAATTATCAGAAAATGATAAGTATATTATAAGTATATACAGCCCGGTAAAAAAGAAATATATTACACTACTTGAAACAAATGATTTTGCCAAATTACAAACATTTATAAGAAGAAAAACGAACAGCCTGATAAAAAAAGAAAATTTTGATAAACAATTAAAAAAATTAAAAGATCTCTCAGAAAAAAATCCTGAAAAGATAGAAAAAGTTTTATCTGAAAGAATTAATTTAAATAAAAAGCTGAACATTTTAAATGTAGAAATTGGAAGATTAATGGAAAAAATTGATATGGCAGAAAAAATCGGTGGAATGGATGAATTAATTAAGCAGTTAAAAAATGAGATTGAAATTAAAAATAATGAAATAAATAAAATAGAAAAATTACTGGAAGAAAATGAAAAAAATTTTGACAAATTAGGAACTGTACATTTTACAATTTCAAAAAAATTATTGGATAATTATATTACATTTTTTAGAGTTACAAGCGATGCTATTCCTGCTTTAATAAGAAGTATAGAAGTGGCCTTCCTTACAGTTTTAATTTCTTTAACTATTGGTGGAATGGCTGGATATGCTTTTGCAAGATACTATTTTAAAGGAAAAAATTTATTGAAATTAAGCGTACTATTTGTCAGAATGTTTCCAGGAATTTCTATAGCAATGCCTATGGTAATTATTTTAATAAACATGGGATTTTATGATAAACCTATTGGATTATCATTAGTATATTCAGTTGGACAAATAGGAATGACAATATGGATTACAGCAAGTATATTTATGGGAATTTCTGTCGAATTGGAAGAAGCAGCTATGGTATTTGGGACATCACGATTCGGAGCATTTATGAAAATAACCTTACCTCTGGCTTTACCAGGATTGGCAGCAAGCGCTATGTATGCTTTTATTGGCAGTTGGGCGGAAACTGCTCAGGCCATTGTTTTAACCCAATTTAATCCTACATTTCCGGTAGTTGTTTATCAAACACTGGTTGGAGCAAAAGGATTAATAAATTTAAGCGCCGCAGGTGGAGTATCGTTAGCTTTACCAGCAATCATCTTTACATTGATTATTAGAAAATATATACTTCAAATGTGGGGCGGAGTTAGAGTATAA
- the groL gene encoding chaperonin GroEL (60 kDa chaperone family; promotes refolding of misfolded polypeptides especially under stressful conditions; forms two stacked rings of heptamers to form a barrel-shaped 14mer; ends can be capped by GroES; misfolded proteins enter the barrel where they are refolded when GroES binds), protein MAKMMMFSEEARRALERGVDKVANAVKITLGPKGRNVVLEKSWGSPTITNDGVSIAKEIELKDKFENLGAQLVKEVASKTNDVAGDGTTTATVLAQAMIKEGLKNVAAGANPMLMKNGIQKAAKKAVEEVGKMSKKLSSKEDIAHVASISANNEEIGKIIADAMDKVGEDGVITVEDSKTMETFVDFTEGMQFDRGYISPYFVTDTEKMEAIMKEPYILITDKKISTVKPLIPVLEKVAQAGKPLVIIAEDVEGEALSTLVLNKLRGTLESVAVKAPGFGDRRKAMLQDIAILTGGVVISEEVGLTLENVTLNDLGRADVVKVRKDDTIIVSGKGDEEKIKERIKQIKAQIENTTSEYEKETLQERLAKMAGGVAVIKVGAATETELKEKKHRIEDALSATRAAVDEGIVPGGGVTLLRAKKAVEPLLNELEGDELIGAKVVYNALEAPIRQIALNAGVDGAIIIDRVLAKDEVSYGYDALNNEYVDMFEKGIIDPAKVTRSAVQNASSIASMLLTTEVLVVDEPKEEKAPEMPDMPAY, encoded by the coding sequence ATGGCAAAGATGATGATGTTTTCAGAAGAAGCAAGAAGAGCTCTTGAAAGAGGTGTTGATAAAGTAGCAAATGCTGTTAAAATAACCTTAGGACCTAAAGGAAGAAATGTAGTTTTAGAAAAAAGCTGGGGTTCTCCTACAATTACAAACGATGGTGTTTCAATAGCTAAAGAAATAGAATTAAAAGATAAATTTGAAAATTTAGGCGCACAATTAGTAAAAGAAGTAGCTTCAAAAACAAATGATGTTGCTGGTGACGGTACAACAACAGCTACAGTTTTAGCACAAGCAATGATAAAAGAAGGATTAAAAAATGTTGCAGCTGGCGCTAACCCAATGTTAATGAAAAACGGTATTCAAAAAGCTGCTAAAAAGGCTGTTGAAGAAGTTGGTAAAATGAGCAAAAAATTATCAAGCAAGGAAGACATCGCTCATGTAGCATCAATTTCTGCTAATAATGAAGAAATTGGTAAAATAATTGCTGATGCAATGGATAAAGTTGGAGAAGATGGTGTTATTACAGTTGAAGATTCAAAAACCATGGAAACATTTGTAGACTTCACAGAAGGTATGCAATTTGACAGAGGTTATATTTCACCATACTTTGTAACAGATACAGAAAAAATGGAAGCAATAATGAAAGAACCATACATTTTAATTACAGATAAAAAGATTTCAACAGTTAAACCATTAATTCCTGTATTGGAAAAAGTAGCCCAAGCTGGAAAACCATTAGTAATTATTGCAGAAGACGTTGAAGGTGAAGCATTATCAACATTAGTATTAAATAAATTAAGAGGAACTTTAGAATCAGTTGCAGTAAAAGCTCCAGGTTTTGGAGATAGAAGAAAAGCTATGTTACAAGATATAGCTATTTTAACAGGTGGAGTTGTAATTAGCGAAGAAGTTGGATTAACATTAGAAAACGTAACTTTAAATGACTTAGGTAGAGCAGATGTTGTTAAAGTAAGAAAAGATGACACAATTATAGTTAGCGGAAAAGGTGACGAAGAAAAGATTAAAGAAAGAATAAAACAAATAAAAGCACAAATTGAAAATACAACATCAGAATACGAAAAAGAAACATTACAAGAAAGATTAGCAAAAATGGCTGGCGGTGTTGCTGTAATTAAAGTTGGTGCAGCAACAGAAACAGAATTAAAAGAAAAGAAACATAGAATCGAAGATGCATTATCAGCAACAAGAGCAGCTGTTGATGAAGGTATAGTTCCTGGTGGTGGAGTAACTTTATTAAGAGCAAAAAAAGCTGTTGAACCATTATTAAATGAGTTAGAAGGAGACGAATTAATCGGAGCAAAAGTTGTATATAACGCATTAGAAGCTCCTATCAGACAGATAGCATTAAATGCTGGTGTTGATGGTGCAATAATAATTGATAGAGTATTGGCAAAAGACGAAGTTTCATATGGATATGATGCATTAAATAATGAATATGTTGATATGTTTGAAAAAGGTATTATCGATCCAGCTAAAGTTACAAGAAGTGCTGTACAAAATGCTTCTTCAATCGCATCAATGTTATTAACAACAGAAGTATTAGTAGTAGATGAACCAAAAGAAGAAAAAGCACCTGAAATGCCAGATATGCCAGCATATTAA
- a CDS encoding carbohydrate ABC transporter permease, translating to MKKALEKKWIPYILIAPTIIFYIVFWLRPVLTAIIYSFFDENNIFTLNNYITIFKDPFFNQAITNTSIFVLISVTLEFIVAFLLALIINKKFFGSQVLLSIALIPMALPAVAVGAMWSSGFASYGWVNSILYHLGIIDANQKIVFLAGSDFQSLMLIILIDAWQVIPFMMVILLAGLQNIPKESIEAGYIFGGTKFTVLRKITMPMLKSSIQTALILRIISAIQVWLIIVMIYGYRRIPVLLEEVVFYKEQVLGFYRVALAYSVIVSVVVSAVSIIYLKVSGAFEKEGI from the coding sequence TTGAAAAAAGCTTTAGAAAAAAAATGGATTCCCTATATTTTGATTGCTCCAACTATCATATTTTATATTGTTTTCTGGTTAAGACCTGTTTTAACTGCAATAATATATAGTTTTTTTGATGAAAATAATATATTTACTCTAAATAATTATATTACTATTTTTAAAGATCCATTTTTTAATCAGGCTATAACAAATACAAGCATTTTTGTTTTGATTTCGGTAACTTTAGAATTCATAGTTGCCTTTTTATTAGCTTTAATAATAAACAAAAAATTTTTTGGTTCTCAGGTTTTATTATCAATAGCACTTATTCCTATGGCTTTACCAGCAGTAGCCGTAGGCGCAATGTGGTCAAGTGGTTTTGCATCATATGGATGGGTAAACAGTATTTTATATCATCTTGGTATTATAGATGCAAACCAAAAAATAGTTTTTTTAGCTGGAAGTGATTTTCAATCTTTAATGTTAATTATTTTAATTGATGCATGGCAGGTTATACCATTTATGATGGTTATACTTTTAGCTGGATTACAAAATATTCCTAAAGAATCGATTGAAGCAGGATATATTTTTGGAGGTACAAAATTTACTGTTTTAAGAAAAATTACTATGCCAATGTTAAAATCAAGCATTCAAACTGCATTAATATTAAGAATAATATCTGCAATCCAAGTATGGTTAATAATAGTAATGATATACGGTTATAGAAGAATTCCTGTACTTCTGGAAGAAGTTGTTTTTTATAAAGAGCAAGTGCTGGGGTTCTACAGGGTAGCTCTTGCCTATTCTGTCATAGTATCAGTTGTAGTTTCTGCTGTTTCAATAATTTATTTGAAAGTTTCAGGTGCCTTCGAGAAGGAGGGAATTTAA
- a CDS encoding LacI family DNA-binding transcriptional regulator — MATIDEVAKLAGVSKATVSRVINNSANVNEETRAKVLSAIEKLKFKPKFSAKALAKSKKQFNIAICLGKRMELIKDSTDEIGQFYGIILKEIKGMATFYGINVKEIILENPEENFDGYILVGGDVTKNILELYKNFKKPLILLDHYIPGEKIDSILPDSFSGAFYAVNYLIKKEMKKIVHIHGPLNSYGFRSRYNGYTEAMMLSKLKPIYYEYDDVRNNMDEVIKLLIKNNDMPQAIFASNDITAIRVIEELKKYNIKIPEDISVVGFDDIPKAKKYKLTTVKVYKQEMGNVAFKRLYELMLGENTHPIRMSLFTEFIKRKSSK, encoded by the coding sequence ATGGCAACAATAGATGAGGTTGCCAAATTAGCTGGTGTATCTAAAGCAACCGTATCAAGAGTTATTAACAATAGTGCAAATGTTAATGAAGAAACAAGAGCAAAGGTTTTATCTGCCATAGAAAAATTAAAGTTTAAACCAAAATTTTCTGCTAAAGCTTTGGCTAAAAGCAAAAAACAATTTAATATTGCAATTTGCTTGGGAAAAAGAATGGAATTAATAAAAGATTCAACAGATGAAATAGGGCAATTTTATGGAATTATATTGAAAGAAATAAAAGGAATGGCAACATTTTATGGCATTAATGTTAAAGAAATAATTCTGGAAAATCCTGAAGAAAATTTTGATGGATATATACTTGTTGGTGGTGATGTAACAAAAAATATTTTAGAATTATATAAAAATTTCAAAAAACCATTAATATTATTAGATCATTATATACCGGGTGAAAAAATTGACAGCATATTACCTGATAGTTTTAGTGGAGCCTTTTATGCAGTAAATTATTTGATAAAAAAAGAGATGAAAAAAATTGTTCATATACACGGTCCCTTAAACTCGTACGGCTTTAGAAGTCGTTATAATGGTTATACAGAAGCTATGATGCTTTCTAAATTAAAACCTATATATTACGAATATGATGATGTAAGGAATAATATGGATGAAGTTATAAAACTATTAATAAAAAATAATGATATGCCTCAGGCTATATTTGCATCAAACGACATTACAGCTATTAGAGTAATTGAAGAATTAAAAAAATATAATATAAAAATTCCAGAAGATATCTCTGTTGTAGGGTTTGATGACATACCAAAAGCAAAAAAATATAAACTTACAACTGTTAAAGTATATAAACAGGAAATGGGAAATGTTGCTTTTAAACGTTTATATGAATTAATGCTCGGAGAAAATACACATCCTATAAGAATGTCGTTATTTACAGAATTCATAAAAAGAAAAAGTAGCAAATAA
- the groES gene encoding co-chaperone GroES, with the protein MKVKPLGNRLLIKPVIEEKKTEGGIVLPDTAKEKPMRAEVVAVGNIDDDVEINVGDHVIFAKYSGTEIKIDDEDFILIDVDDILAKYED; encoded by the coding sequence ATGAAAGTAAAACCATTAGGTAACAGATTATTGATAAAACCTGTTATAGAAGAAAAGAAAACAGAAGGTGGAATAGTATTACCAGATACCGCAAAAGAAAAACCTATGAGAGCAGAAGTTGTTGCAGTTGGAAACATAGATGATGATGTAGAAATAAACGTAGGTGATCATGTAATTTTTGCAAAATATTCTGGAACAGAAATAAAGATAGATGACGAAGATTTTATCTTAATTGATGTGGATGATATTTTAGCAAAATATGAAGACTAA
- a CDS encoding ABC transporter ATP-binding protein, translating into MATLKLINLSKKYGKSVWGAKNVNLEVNHGEFVVFLGPSGCGKTTTLRMIAGLEEVTEGMILIDDKDVTFLEPRKREVSMVFQSYAVWPHMTVYENIAFPLKLKKESKEKIDSIVNEVAEMVKIKEYLKRYPRQLSGGQRQRVALARALAVKPKIFLMDEPLSNLDAKLRVKMRTELKAIHNKTGATTIFVTHDQSEALSMADRIVVMRNGHIEQVGNPDDVYFDSENTFVAGFIGTPPTNFFKMEIKTENGKTIFFNENLKFTLSEKIKDLLKNYNKSKIILGIRPESFKIEENKNKAHFTEKILVVEPQGSHQIIALEIGEQIIKIIAPAFPKYKANEIINISFDEDRIMLFDIETEKRIRR; encoded by the coding sequence ATGGCTACATTAAAACTTATAAATTTATCCAAAAAATATGGAAAAAGTGTTTGGGGTGCAAAAAATGTAAATTTAGAAGTCAATCATGGAGAATTTGTTGTATTTTTAGGACCTTCTGGTTGTGGTAAAACCACTACACTGCGTATGATTGCAGGCTTAGAAGAAGTTACAGAAGGAATGATTTTAATAGATGATAAAGATGTGACTTTTTTGGAACCTCGCAAAAGAGAAGTCAGTATGGTATTTCAAAGTTATGCTGTATGGCCTCATATGACAGTGTATGAAAATATAGCTTTTCCTTTAAAATTAAAAAAAGAATCTAAAGAAAAAATAGATTCAATTGTAAATGAAGTTGCTGAAATGGTTAAAATAAAAGAATATTTAAAAAGATATCCAAGACAATTATCGGGTGGGCAAAGACAAAGAGTGGCATTGGCTCGTGCGTTAGCGGTAAAGCCTAAAATCTTTCTAATGGATGAACCTTTATCTAATCTAGATGCTAAATTAAGAGTAAAAATGAGAACAGAGCTTAAAGCTATTCATAACAAAACAGGAGCTACAACTATCTTTGTAACTCACGACCAATCAGAAGCTTTATCTATGGCTGATAGAATTGTTGTTATGAGAAATGGTCATATAGAACAGGTTGGAAATCCAGACGACGTATATTTTGATAGCGAAAATACTTTTGTAGCTGGCTTTATTGGAACACCACCAACAAATTTTTTTAAAATGGAAATAAAAACAGAAAATGGAAAAACTATATTTTTTAATGAAAATCTTAAATTTACCTTATCAGAAAAAATAAAAGATTTGTTAAAAAATTATAATAAAAGCAAAATTATATTGGGTATTAGACCGGAAAGTTTTAAAATAGAAGAAAATAAAAATAAAGCACATTTTACGGAAAAAATTTTAGTTGTAGAACCACAAGGATCACATCAGATTATAGCACTTGAAATAGGAGAGCAAATAATAAAAATCATAGCTCCAGCCTTTCCAAAATACAAAGCAAACGAAATAATAAATATTAGTTTTGATGAAGACAGAATAATGCTTTTTGATATTGAAACAGAAAAAAGGATAAGGAGATGA
- a CDS encoding efflux RND transporter permease subunit yields MKTLGNFIIKHSKSIFIFFSILTIIFVALAVTLQIRPGFLDLLPDNDPYVKVYKDATKSFKSVDSVIIGIEGKRENIISYVEDISEKLKGMDHIDAIYYKNPVDFISKNIFLLSPDEEQDFLKKLYTSYDLTSFFEALNVMFKEPENGYKITEQDRKQFEYLLKSMYDLFNEIENGNEEKIQEKFFNMLFGEKYLITKDGTFGLIIIRPSISSNDIKKVVTLVNSIEKNVKKEAKKFNVKAGLTGTLVIARDEMIVTERDMAVATSVSLILIITIFLLGFRSIRYMLLSVIPLILGIIWGMGFTKITIGSLNIMTIMMGAILAGLGIDYSIHIISLFIELRNEGLSIVESIKGIFEKNVRGIIAGAVTTAIGMGIFSISSFPGFKEFGIVLSSGIIFTLLAAIFILTILLKTFGNKYKNPGTIFVIDYDIKKYRNINIFLMITLIILSFIKISNVEFDKNMLNIEAKGLESIELNEKILKNFEFSPDNTIFISNNLIEAQELYNELKDLKIFSQIDSISLFLPDTELQVKRLRNAYETKNAPIQKFELNTTELKKVLSSLNFNMAKAAISLNLMGYKDLAKQLRDIIKSGILIKISNKNINDLVNIENTIISVITELRKNLNSDKLITLNDIPDEIKSNYLGNDGKILTTAYSNGDIWNVEYQKAYFKQLEKLELKNVSGTALIFLRVIQISAREGKKILLLTIIFIYIVLLFDMKSFKYATMALLPMILSIILILGVMGWFNIKLNVVNIVALPLIIGIGVDDGIHLIHRYRREKNLRLALKSTGKAITMTTLTTGAAFGTFMLAKYRGFIGFGLLLLLGVIFSYLITVFVVTSIISYIDKNDESK; encoded by the coding sequence ATGAAAACTCTGGGTAATTTTATTATTAAGCACTCAAAAAGCATATTTATATTTTTCTCCATATTAACAATAATATTTGTTGCATTGGCAGTTACACTTCAGATAAGACCAGGATTTCTGGATTTGCTTCCGGATAATGATCCATATGTAAAAGTATACAAAGATGCTACAAAAAGTTTTAAAAGTGTAGATAGCGTAATAATCGGAATTGAAGGAAAAAGAGAAAATATAATTTCTTATGTTGAAGATATATCGGAAAAATTAAAAGGCATGGATCATATTGATGCTATTTATTATAAAAATCCAGTTGATTTCATTTCAAAAAATATTTTTTTATTATCTCCAGATGAAGAGCAGGATTTTTTAAAAAAGTTATACACATCATATGACCTTACAAGTTTTTTTGAAGCCCTAAATGTTATGTTCAAAGAACCCGAAAATGGTTATAAAATAACAGAGCAGGATAGAAAGCAATTTGAATATCTGTTAAAATCAATGTATGATTTATTTAATGAAATAGAGAATGGTAATGAAGAAAAAATACAAGAAAAATTTTTTAATATGCTGTTTGGTGAAAAATATTTAATAACAAAAGATGGAACTTTTGGTTTGATTATTATACGCCCTTCAATTAGTTCTAATGATATAAAAAAGGTTGTTACTCTTGTGAATTCCATAGAAAAAAATGTTAAAAAAGAAGCTAAAAAATTTAACGTAAAGGCTGGATTAACAGGAACACTGGTTATTGCAAGAGACGAAATGATTGTAACAGAAAGAGATATGGCAGTAGCAACATCTGTATCATTAATATTAATAATAACAATTTTTTTATTGGGATTTAGAAGCATAAGATATATGTTATTATCTGTTATTCCTCTAATTTTAGGAATTATATGGGGTATGGGATTTACAAAAATTACTATTGGGTCATTAAATATTATGACAATAATGATGGGAGCAATTTTAGCTGGTCTGGGAATTGATTATTCCATACATATAATATCTTTATTTATAGAATTAAGAAATGAAGGTTTATCAATAGTAGAATCAATAAAAGGGATATTTGAAAAGAATGTCAGAGGTATAATAGCTGGAGCAGTAACAACGGCAATTGGAATGGGAATTTTTTCAATAAGTTCATTTCCTGGATTTAAGGAATTTGGTATAGTATTATCTTCAGGAATAATTTTTACATTATTAGCAGCAATTTTTATACTAACAATATTATTAAAAACATTTGGAAATAAATATAAAAATCCAGGAACCATTTTTGTCATAGACTATGACATAAAAAAGTATAGAAATATAAATATATTTTTAATGATAACTTTAATAATTTTGTCATTCATCAAAATAAGCAATGTTGAATTTGATAAAAACATGCTGAATATAGAAGCAAAAGGACTGGAAAGTATTGAATTAAATGAAAAAATTTTAAAAAATTTCGAATTTTCTCCAGACAATACAATATTTATCAGCAACAACTTAATTGAAGCACAGGAATTATATAACGAACTAAAAGATTTAAAAATTTTCTCACAAATAGATAGTATTTCTCTTTTTTTGCCTGATACAGAATTGCAGGTTAAACGTTTAAGAAATGCATATGAAACAAAGAACGCACCAATTCAAAAATTTGAATTAAACACAACAGAATTAAAAAAAGTACTCAGCTCACTTAATTTCAATATGGCAAAAGCAGCAATATCTTTAAATCTTATGGGATATAAAGATTTAGCAAAACAATTGAGAGATATTATAAAAAGTGGTATTTTAATAAAAATATCAAATAAAAATATAAACGATTTAGTAAACATAGAAAATACAATAATTTCTGTAATAACTGAATTAAGAAAAAATCTAAATTCGGATAAATTAATTACTCTTAATGATATTCCAGATGAAATAAAAAGTAATTATCTTGGTAATGATGGTAAGATTTTAACAACAGCATATTCAAATGGAGATATATGGAATGTTGAATATCAAAAGGCATATTTCAAACAATTGGAAAAGTTGGAATTAAAAAATGTAAGTGGTACTGCATTAATATTTTTACGCGTTATTCAAATATCTGCAAGAGAAGGAAAAAAGATTTTATTATTAACAATTATATTTATATATATTGTATTATTATTCGATATGAAAAGTTTTAAATACGCTACGATGGCATTATTACCAATGATTTTGTCGATAATATTAATACTTGGTGTAATGGGTTGGTTTAATATTAAATTAAATGTGGTTAATATAGTAGCTTTACCTCTTATTATTGGAATAGGTGTAGATGATGGAATACATTTGATTCATAGATATAGAAGGGAAAAAAATTTAAGATTGGCATTAAAAAGTACTGGTAAAGCTATAACAATGACAACATTAACGACCGGAGCCGCTTTTGGAACATTTATGCTGGCTAAATATAGAGGTTTTATTGGATTTGGTCTTCTTTTATTGTTAGGAGTTATCTTTAGTTATCTTATAACTGTTTTTGTAGTAACATCGATAATAAGTTATATAGATAAAAATGATGAATCAAAATAA
- the mggS gene encoding mannosylglucosylglycerate synthase — protein sequence MNIALLHYRGGLMDGVSLEMEKWKAVLENLGHKVDIVAGNENEGVDITIKEIGFETSDYKLINKNAFEKLEDFSKEELISKIENNSEKILKIFNEKLDKYDVIMPNNIWSLGAYLPVAIALKNYADIHPEKIFISHHHDFWWEREYFLKTTLKEIKNMLIEYCPPVGKNIKHMVINSLAQKELNLRKNVDSTIVPNVMDFESPFEVSIELNKKIRKQFNISSGSIVFLQATRITRRKAIELAIDLIEKFKYKAKNYIGKTLYNGESFDGNVYLAFSGMSEDDNYKNELLEKAIKSNINIIDMYSSVEKGILSFWDLYSVSDIITYPSILEGWGNQLLEAIISKKPVVLFEYEIFLKDIKSSGLEYINLGSKFMKKGNLVEIEENTLNQAVDRTIKILFNKNEYYNLINKNFEIGKKNYSFKTLEKIIKELLSTI from the coding sequence ATGAATATAGCATTATTACATTATCGTGGCGGATTAATGGATGGTGTTTCACTTGAAATGGAAAAGTGGAAAGCTGTTCTTGAAAACCTTGGTCATAAAGTTGATATTGTAGCAGGGAATGAAAACGAAGGTGTGGATATTACTATAAAGGAAATAGGTTTTGAAACATCAGATTATAAACTAATAAACAAAAACGCCTTTGAAAAATTGGAAGATTTTTCTAAAGAAGAATTAATATCTAAAATAGAAAATAATAGCGAAAAAATTTTAAAAATCTTTAATGAAAAACTGGACAAATATGATGTTATAATGCCGAATAATATATGGTCACTGGGGGCATATTTACCTGTTGCAATAGCATTAAAAAATTATGCAGATATACATCCTGAAAAAATTTTTATATCACATCATCATGACTTCTGGTGGGAAAGAGAATATTTTTTAAAAACTACCTTAAAAGAAATAAAGAATATGTTAATTGAATATTGCCCACCTGTGGGAAAAAATATAAAGCATATGGTTATTAACAGTCTGGCCCAAAAAGAATTAAATCTAAGAAAAAATGTAGATTCAACAATAGTTCCAAATGTTATGGACTTTGAATCTCCGTTTGAAGTAAGTATAGAATTAAATAAAAAAATAAGAAAGCAATTTAATATATCATCTGGAAGTATAGTTTTCTTACAGGCAACAAGAATTACAAGAAGAAAAGCAATTGAACTTGCAATTGATCTTATCGAAAAATTTAAATATAAAGCTAAAAATTATATTGGTAAAACTTTATATAACGGCGAAAGTTTTGATGGAAATGTATATTTAGCTTTTTCTGGAATGAGTGAAGATGATAATTATAAAAATGAATTACTCGAAAAAGCCATTAAATCAAATATTAATATAATAGATATGTATTCTTCTGTTGAAAAAGGTATTTTAAGTTTTTGGGATTTATATAGTGTTTCTGATATAATAACATATCCTTCAATACTAGAAGGGTGGGGGAATCAACTCTTAGAAGCTATAATTTCAAAAAAACCTGTTGTATTATTTGAATACGAAATATTCTTAAAAGATATAAAATCTTCTGGTTTAGAATACATAAATTTGGGTAGTAAATTTATGAAAAAAGGTAATTTAGTAGAAATTGAAGAAAACACTTTAAATCAGGCTGTTGACAGAACAATAAAAATTCTATTTAATAAAAATGAATATTATAATTTAATAAATAAGAATTTTGAAATTGGAAAGAAAAACTATAGCTTTAAAACATTAGAAAAAATAATAAAAGAACTATTATCTACAATATAG